A window of Onychostoma macrolepis isolate SWU-2019 chromosome 01, ASM1243209v1, whole genome shotgun sequence contains these coding sequences:
- the LOC131536536 gene encoding CMRF35-like molecule 8 produces the protein MKIIWTFTLLMIPDVVSSMSVAGYSGGEVNIRCKYVEKYTQNTKFFCRGKKPEKVKREWCSELIKTEEKDKWFDSGRFSLYDDTTAAVFTVTFRNLSDLDSGTYQCAVDRTTEKDSYIEVNLNVIKGE, from the exons ATGAAGATCATCTGGACTTTCACTCTGCTGATGATTCCTG ATGTGGTGAGCTCCATGAGTGTGGCTGGATATTCAGGAGGTGAAGTCAACATTAGATGCAAATATGTGGAGAAATATACCCAAAACACAAAGTTTTTTTGTAGAGGAAAGAAGCCAGAGAAAGTAAAGCGCGAGTGGTGTTCTGAACTCATCAAGACTGAAGAGAAAGATAAATGGTTTGATTCTGGAAGATTCTCTCTGTATGACGACACAACAGCAGCAGTTTTCACTGTGACCTTCAGAAATCTGAGTGATCTGGATTCAGGGACGTACCAGTGTGCAGTTGATAGAACTACAGAAAAAGATTCCTACATTGAAGTGAATCTGAACGTTATAAAAGGTGAGTAA
- the LOC131538328 gene encoding polymeric immunoglobulin receptor-like isoform X1, with protein sequence MKRVFTVSISNVSVRDAGVYWCGAETRDTYLTFISLTTKIQLNLIMAPVVRHEGESAEIICPYDSIYKSNTKSLCKGKCSTRDKNPLSETVREEKETKTDRLTLKDNVTASVFTGTITGLTAEDAGKYWCAVTLETDLNYLFTHLMVIMNEELNLTKYEGDDVSIQCKHHDEDQKSFCKAHEASMCVKDGVSLETIRDDRFSFSDEASTGVFTVNITDLREEDSGIYWCGAHVTTRVSLTVKKDFSLLNIISMCLTLLLIGGFTVTECLLR encoded by the exons ATGAAGAGAGTTTTTACAGTGAGCATCAGTAATGTGAGCGTGAGAGATGCTGGAGTTTACTGGTGTGGAGCAGAAACCAGAGACACATATTTGACTTTCATCTCCCTGACCACGAAAATACAGCTCAACCTCATCA tgGCTCCAGTAGTGAGACATGAAGGAGAATCTGCTGAGATCATCTGTCCTTATGATTCAATCTATAAATCAAACACAAAGTCTCTCTGTAAGGGGAAGTGCTCCACTAGAGACAAAAATCCTCTCAGTGAGACTGtgagagaagagaaagagaccAAGACTGACAGACTGACTCTGAAAGATAACGTCACTGCAAGTGTCTTCACTGGGACCATCACTGGACTGACAGCAGAGGATGCTGGGAAATACTGGTGTGCAGTGACATTAGAAACAGACCTCAATTATCTTTTCACTCATCTGATGGTCATCATGAACGAGG AGCTGAACTTGACTAAGTATGAAGGAGACGACGTGTCAATCCAGTGCAAACATCATGATGAAGATCAGAAAAGCTTCTGCAAAGCACATGAAGCCTCCATGTGTGTGAAGGATGGAGTTTCATTGGAGACGATCAGAGATGATCGATTCTCTTTCAGTGATGAAGCATCTACTGGAGTCTTTACTGTGAACATCACTGATCTGAGAGAAGAGGATTCTGGGATATACTGGTGTGGAGCTCACGTCACCACTAGAGTCAGTCTCACTGTTAAAAAGG ATTTCTCTTTGCTCAACATTATTTCTATGTGTTTGACACTGCTGCTGATTGGAGGATTCACTGTGACTGAGTGTTTATTAAGATGA
- the LOC131538328 gene encoding polymeric immunoglobulin receptor-like isoform X2, with amino-acid sequence MKRVFTVSISNVSVRDAGVYWCGAETRDTYLTFISLTTKIQLNLIMAPVVRHEGESAEIICPYDSIYKSNTKSLCKGKCSTRDKNPLSETVREEKETKTDRLTLKDNVTASVFTGTITGLTAEDAGKYWCAVTLETDLNYLFTHLMVIMNEELNLTKYEGDDVSIQCKHHDEDQKSFCKAHEASMCVKDGVSLETIRDDRFSFSDEASTGVFTVNITDLREEDSGIYWCGAHVTTRVSLTVKKERRAAPPQAG; translated from the exons ATGAAGAGAGTTTTTACAGTGAGCATCAGTAATGTGAGCGTGAGAGATGCTGGAGTTTACTGGTGTGGAGCAGAAACCAGAGACACATATTTGACTTTCATCTCCCTGACCACGAAAATACAGCTCAACCTCATCA tgGCTCCAGTAGTGAGACATGAAGGAGAATCTGCTGAGATCATCTGTCCTTATGATTCAATCTATAAATCAAACACAAAGTCTCTCTGTAAGGGGAAGTGCTCCACTAGAGACAAAAATCCTCTCAGTGAGACTGtgagagaagagaaagagaccAAGACTGACAGACTGACTCTGAAAGATAACGTCACTGCAAGTGTCTTCACTGGGACCATCACTGGACTGACAGCAGAGGATGCTGGGAAATACTGGTGTGCAGTGACATTAGAAACAGACCTCAATTATCTTTTCACTCATCTGATGGTCATCATGAACGAGG AGCTGAACTTGACTAAGTATGAAGGAGACGACGTGTCAATCCAGTGCAAACATCATGATGAAGATCAGAAAAGCTTCTGCAAAGCACATGAAGCCTCCATGTGTGTGAAGGATGGAGTTTCATTGGAGACGATCAGAGATGATCGATTCTCTTTCAGTGATGAAGCATCTACTGGAGTCTTTACTGTGAACATCACTGATCTGAGAGAAGAGGATTCTGGGATATACTGGTGTGGAGCTCACGTCACCACTAGAGTCAGTCTCACTGTTAAAAAGG agagaagagcggcaccaccccaggcgGGATGa